The sequence ACACCGGCATCGAGGTCGGCCGTGGCCTGGTTCCCGGCCGCATCCGGTGGGAGTGGGAGGTCCGCGTCGAGATAGAGCGCGCGCTCTTCCTCCCGGAACCAGAAGTCGTCGGGGACCGTCTTCTCCCGTATGGCCTCGATGGTGAGGCGGTTGTCCCGGACGGTCAGATCGAGACCGTCCGCTTCGACGCCGGGGAGGTCGAATACCAGGAGGTAGGCGTCGTCGGATTCCAGGAGGTCCGCGAAGACCGCCTCCGGTACAGAAGCTAGTGCGTCGCTGAGTCCGGTCATGGCTGGCACTATGTCACGTAAGGCGAAAAAGGCGGTGGTCGGAACACCGCCACGCACTTTCCCCCTTCCCCAGGGGAGTGCCCCGTCTCCGTCGCTGATCGAACTGGTCGATCGTGCCGACCGCGATACCCCCGTTGGGTCGACGGCCAGTCGTGGCAGCTGGCCGGTGACCCGGTGGGCCGGGGGCGCAGTCGACGTATGACCCAAACGGAGGGACCGTAAAGAATGGGGGCGACCGTGGCCCCCGATTGCAGATACTTTAGCCGAATTAAGCCGGATTATCCGGCACGACGGGAACAGGTTCCGCGCATTTTTCTCGCGCGGTCACCAAGACATCCACATGACAGCACATGGGGATCGACGACACGCGGGATTCAAGCATCGAACCCGCGTCGAGGAGGCCAGAGCCACGCTCGAATCGCTCGTCGAGATGGTCGACGGGACCGAACGCGTGCCACTCGCCGAGGCGGACGGACGGGTGTTAGCCGAAGGGGTGACCGCTCAGACGAACGTCCCGGGGTATCCACGGGCAGCCATGGATGGGTTCGCCGTGCGTGCCACGGACACGTTCGGGGCCAGCGATCGGTCGCCGGAACTGCTCCGGACCGACGACGAGACCGTCGATCCGGGTACGGCGGTCAGAGTGCATACGGGAAGCGAACTACCCGACGGTGCCGACGCAGTCGTGATGGTCGAACACGTCGAAGCTGTCGGCGACGACCTGGAGGTGTACGACGCGGTCGCCGAAGGCGAGAACGTGGGACCGGTCGGCGAGGACGTCGAAGCGGGCACCCACCTCTACGATCCGGGCCACCAGTTGCGCCCCTCCGACCTCGGGTTGCTCAAATCCGTCGACGTCCGCGAGGTGGCGGTGCGAGCCCACCCCGACGTGGCCGTCATCCCCACCGGCGAGGAGGTCGTACAGACCGACCCGGGCCCCGGCGAAGTGATCGAGACGAACGGCCTGACGGTGAGCCAACTCGTCGAACGATGGGGCGGAACGACGCGATACCGCGACGTCGTGACCGACGACGAGGACCGACTGCGCGCGGCACTGGAACGCGACCTCGACGCGGACATTATCGTCACCACGGGCGGGTCCTCGGTCGGTGAACGGGACCTCACCGTCGACGTCGTCGAGGACCTCGGTGAGGTGGTGGTACACGGTGTGGCGCTCAAGCCGGGCCACCCGGTCGCCATCGGGGCGGTCGAGTCGACCCCGATCATCCTCCTCCCGGGATACCCGGTCTCCTGTATCGTCAACGCCATGCAGTTCCTGCGGCCGGCCGTCAAGTGGGCGCTCGGCACCGAACGAATCGATCCCCCGACCGTCTCCGCCCGCCTCGACGGGAAGGTCCGAAGCGAACCAGGCATTCGCACCTTCGCCCGAGTGACCCTGGAACGCGACGACGACGGCTGGGTCGCCACCCCGGTGAGTGCGAGCGGCGCCGGGGTGCTCTCGACGGTGGCGCTGGCAGACGGCTGGGTCCAGGTGCCCGAATCCACGGAAGGATACCCGACCGATAGCGAGATCGTCGTCCAACGGTGGGAGGCCATGGTATGACCCGACGCGAGTTCCGCGACCTCGCGAGTCTCGACCAGGCCCACACGGTCGTCGGGGAACTGGACCTCGATCCAGGGACCGTGACGGTCCCACTCGAGACGGCCGGAGGCCGGGTCCTGGCCGAGCGGGTCGACGCGACGATCGACGTGCCGGGATTCGCCAGGGCTGGGAAGGACGGCTACGCGGTTCGGGCCCGGGACACGTTCGGTGCCGAGGAGACCGATCCGGCCGAACTCGAAATCGTCGGCGAGGTCCACGCGGGGGCGCCGCCCGACGTGGTCGTCGGTTCCGGCGAGGCCGCGGAGATATCCACCGGCGCGGTCATGCCAGACGGGGCAGACGCCGTGGTCATGGTCGAACGAACGGAGGCGGCCGGCGAGTCGGTCCTCGTCGGCACGGCCATCGCCCCCGGCGATGCCGTCATGGACGCCGGCGCCGACATCGCCGCCGGCGAACGGGGACTCGGTCCCGGGACCGTCCTGACAGCACGGGAGATCGGGCTGCTCTCTGCGCTCGGCGTCGACGAAGTGCCGGTGAAAGGAGAACCGACCGTCGGCATACTCTCGACGGGCGACGAACTCGTCCGACCGGGCGAGTCGCTGCACCACGAGGCGGGCCAGATCTACGATGTCAACAGCTACACCATCGCCACTGCGGTCGCCGAGGCTGGCGGTGAGCCGAGGATCTACCCCCACGCCGAGGACGAACGCGAGGAGATGGAACGCGTCCTCCGCGACGCCGCCGACGAGTGCGATCTGGTCCTCTCCTCCGGGTCGACGAGCGCGAGCGCGGTCGACGTCATCTACCGCGTCATCGAGGACCGTGGCGAGTTGCTGCTCCATGGCGTGGCAGTCAAACCCGGGAAGCCGATGCTGGTCGGTCGCCTCGACGACTCGGCGTACGTCGGATTGCCCGGCTTCCCGGTCTCGGCGCTGACGATCTTCCGGACCTTCGTCGCACCGGCCATCCGCGAGGCCGCCGGCCGCCCCGAACCACAGACGGCGAGCGTCGACGGGACGATGGCGGTCAGAGAACGCTACGCCGAAGGCCGAACGCGCATGCTCCCCGTCGGCCTCGTCGAGAACGGTGCCGGCGACCGACTCGTCTACCCCGTGGACAAGGGGAGTGGGGCGACCACGAGCCTCGTCGAGGCCGACGGGTTCGTCGAGGTCGACGCCGACACCGAATACCTGGGCGAGGGCGAAGCGGTCACGGTGACGCTGTTCTCGCCCGACGTACGCGCTCCCCGCGTCCTGGGCGTGGGCGAGGACGACCCGGCCCTGGCCCGTCTCCTCGATGCGGTCCGGACGCCCCGGTATCTGGCCGAAGGCACGAGAGAGGGGCTTCGCCGCCTGCGAGACGGGATTCCAGACGTCGCGGTCGCCGCCGGGCCGCTCTCCACGACGCCCGATGCGACGGAGATAGCCAGATGGGAACGCGAATGGGGGCTCGTCGTCCCCGCGGGCAATCCAGCCGCAGTCCAGGGCGTCGAGTCGCTGGTGGACGAGGACTTGCGATTCGTGAATCGCGGGACGAACTCGGGGCTCCGCGCCGATCTCGACGCGACGATCGACGCACTCGCCGACGAACGGGGCGCGAGTCGCCACGAGGTCGCGAGCGAGATTGCGGGCTACGAACGCACGGTTCGGGCCCACGAGAGTCCCGCCCGTTCGGTCGCCAGTGGAACGGTCGACGTGGGACTCGGGTTGCGGTCCACGGCCGAACGCCTCGGGCTCGGGTTCGTCCCGGTGGGCGGCCAGCCAGTTCGGGTGTTCGTCGCCGCGGATCGACGGGAAAAACCAGGTGTTCGAGACCTCGAACGGGCACTGACGGACGACCTGGGAGAGATCGTCGAGTCGCTACCGGGCTTCGAGCGCTGAACGGGTGGCGATCAGTCCGCCGCGCCGGTCGCCCACAACTCGTCGAACGAGCGGACGCGATGATCGCCGAGCACGCAGTGGCCCCGGTGGTCGTAGCCGTGCCGCTCGACGTGAATCCCGTCGAGACCGGCGTTCCAGGCCGCGCCGATGTCGCTAGCGCCGTCGCCGGCGAGGACGCCCGTCGCGTCCGCGGTGTCCACTTCGAGGAGATCGAGCGCGAGTTGCACCGGTTGTGGGTCGGGCTTCCACCCGATCTCGTCGGAGCAGGAGACCACCACGTCGAACCAGTCGCCGATGTCGAGCGCGTCGATCACCGGCCCCGCCAGGAAGGGCTGTGAGTGGGTGACGACGCCGACGGGGGCGTCGAGGTCCCCGACGAACGCCGCGTCGTCGTGGAGGTAGGTGGCCTCCGCTCTCGCGTCGGGATCCTCGAGGGCGTGGAACGTCGACCAGAACGCGTCGACGTCGACGCCCCACTGGCGGAGATAGCCGTTGCGGGTTCCGCCGAGACCGTGCCAGAGGAGCTCCGCTTCGCGATCGGAAAAGGAGCGACCCAGTTCGTCGCCGACCCGGTCGAAGACCTCGCGGGTGTACGACCACTCGGTGTCCACGAGGGTCCCGTCGAGGTCGAGGAGCCAGACGTCGTACGAACGGGGGTCCATCGAGTCGGCACGTAGGCGGTTCGACCACAAGAGCGTTTGGGGGCGGCGTACCGAACGTGACCGTCAGTCTGTGGCCTATCGGACCTCGGTGGTGCTGCCGAAGTACTTGTTCAGGACCGCGTCGACCGAATCGTCCTTGAAGGAGGGCAGGTCGTCCTCGATGGCCGCTCTCAGCGCCAGTCGATACTCCTCGTCCGTCTCGAACGCCCGATAGTCGACCGAGAGGACCGTCACGCCGAGCGCCGACTCGGTCAGCGCGCTGAAGTGCGCCGGGTCGGCGAGTTCGCCCCGCCAGAGGGTGTCCCGGAAGAATCGCCATCCCGGTTCGCCCGGATCGTCGGCCGCCCGTGTCATGCTCGTCTCGAAGGAATCGGGATCCAGCGAGACGTCACGGGCCGGGTCCAGACGGAACGTGACGGCGAACCGGTAACGGGCCCACATCACCGAAGCTCGTCGGTCAGTCCGGCCATCTTGATGTCGCGTTCGGTTATTCCCCCGTGTTCGTGGGTGGTGTAGCGTACCTCGACGGTCTCGTACCCGATGGTCATCTCCGGATGGTGGAACTCCTCTTCGGCGAGTTCGGCGACCTCGACCGCGAACGACATCCCGACCAGATAATCCTCGAACTCGTAGGTGCGAACGATCTCGTCACCGTCGAGTTCCCACCCGTTCGGTAGGTTCGATTCTACCTCGTCGTCCTCGAGCGCGTCTACCATATACCCACATATGTTGGCCGAAAGAAAAGTATGCGGGCTATTCGTCCGGAGTGTCGAAAGTAGGCGGGTTATTCGTCGGCGTCGCCGCCGTCCACGGAGACCGCCGTGTCCTCGGTGCGCGGCCCGGCGAGGAACTCGCTGGCGAGGACGTCCTCGTCCTCGAATTCGGGGTCGAACAGTCGGATGGCCGTCGCGATAGTCGACCAGTCGTCCGCCTCGGCCGCGTCGCGCAACGCCCGCGTCGGCGCCGAGAGCAACTGCGAGACGAGGGCCTCGCCGAACGCCTCGACGACCTGGCGCTGTTCGTCCGTCACCGTCCCCCTGTCGTCGAGTTTCGCCAGCGCGGTCTGGAACTCGCGACGTCTGATGCGGTCGGCACCGTCGTACATGGCGGCGATGACCTCGTCGGCACGCTTGCGTTTGAACTGTTCGACGAGACGGTCGAACTCCTCGTCGATGATGTCCTCGACGGCCTCGGCGGCGGCCGCCCGCTGGGCTCTGGTCCGTTCGGTCACCTCGTCGAGGTCGTCGAGGTTCCTGAGAGTTACCCCGGGGAGGTCACTCGCGCCCGGGGCGACGTCTCGCGGTTGTCCGAGGTCGATACAGTAGACCTCGCCCGCGTTCGCGAGCCATTCGGCGTCGACCACCGGCGTTTGCGCCCCGGTAGCGGCGACCAGAACGTCGGTCTCCGGCAATCGATCCGGGAGGTCACCGAGGCCGAGTACCGTCGCATCCACGTCGTGGACGTCGACGATGTTCCGGGCGCGCTCCGGGGTCCGGTTGGCCACGTACAGATCGTCGACATCGCTCCTGTCGAGCGCAAGGCTGGTCAACGTCCCCATCTCGCCGATGCCGACGACGGTAGCGGTGGCGCCCGCGATGCCGACCTCACGGTCGGCCAGCTGGACGGCGGCGGATCCGAGGGAGACGACGCCTTCGTTGATCTTCGTCTCCGTCCGGGCACGTTCGCCGACGCGGATGGCCTTCGGGATGGCTTCGCCGAGTACCGTCCCGATGGCACCGGCGGATTCGGCGTTCTCGTAGGCGTCCCTGACCTGCCCGATGATCTGGTCCTCGCCGACGACGACCGATTCGAGACCGGCAGCCACGCGCATGAGATGGCGGATGCTGTCCTCGTGGTCCATGATGTGCGCGTCGTCGGCATCGAAGCCGACGGCGGCGAGTGCCCCCTCGCCGGCCGCCACAGCGCCGGTCACGACGTACACTTCGACACGATGGCACGTCTGGAGGGCGAACGCCTCCTCGACCGCCGACTCGGTGCGGAGTTCGGCGAGGAGGTCGCGTTCGGTCTCACGTCGGACCGACTCGAGGTCACAGACCCTGGCGTCGTCGTGGGTCACCCGGGCGCCGGTCACGACCGTCGAATGTCGGTTCACGATGTGTAGGTCCCACCCTGTTTCCACACGGTTCGCTTTGAAGCTATTCTCCCCCGGACGTAAAGTCTTCCGAAGGGAGCAGTGTCTCTGCCAACGCCCGCCGGTACTGCATATCTCGAGGGGGACACGGCTGCTGGTGAAACCCGTTATCGTTCTATTACCCAGCGTTTTTGGCCGAACATATTCGGCTATGGTCCACTAACTGGCCATCGGCTAAGCCGCTATCGGCGGTCGCCGGCAAAAAATCCGCGAGTGGCTCAGGGCAACAGGACGCCGTCGATGGCGTGAATCACACCGTTCGATGCCTCGATGTCGACGAGGTCGGTTATGAGGTTCACGTTCCCGTTGAGCACGGTCCCGTCCACAGTAACGTCTTGCTCGTTCAGCATCCTGATTTTCGGTGCATTGACGACCGATGGCGAGTACCGACGGCCGTTCGTCACGTGGTACAGGAGGATTTCTGTCAGGTCATCTCGGGCGAGCAATTCCTCCGCGGAGATCCCGAGGTCGTCGAGCAATGCCGCGAACGCAGCATTCGTCGGTGCGAAGACGGTGTACTGACCGTCTCCCTTGAGGACGTCGTCGAGACCCGTTTTATCGAGGGCGGCGACCAGAGTGGAGAAGTCATCGTTCCCGGCCGCGATATCGTATATCGTGTTCTCGGCACTTGCACCCTGCCGTTGTCGGCCGGGGCTGCCCGAGGGCGGGCCACGTGCCACTGCCGATCCGGTCCCGACTGCGAGAAGTGCACCGGTTCCACCGACCGTTTTCAGGACGGTCCGTCGTTTGTAGTGTTTCACGTTCGTACTCCAGACGTCCCCCTGGCCACCAATCCTGATTGTAATAGCGAGATTACCGGCGGCGACGCGACCGAATCATCACAGGCTCACGAGCCACGATGGCCGTTCCACGGGACGCCAGTATCGAAAGACTGCACGACTACCGAGAAGTCGAACACGGACGAGAGGAGGTGTAAGCGGTGCTTACACCGGCTGCAACGGTCTGCAGAGACGGAAACGAGCCGGGTAACGGTGACGGTGAACATCCCCGAAACGGCGCCGCCAGGTTCAGTGCTCGTAGCCGTCTTCGGTGACCGCGACGGTCTCGTAGCCGAGATCGGCGATGCCCTCGACGATCGCGTCGTGGTCGTCGGTCGCCTTCCAGTAGAAGACCAGATCGAAGTGACCGTCCCGCAGGAGTTGCTGGCACTCCCAGACGAACTCGTCGTCCGCCAGTCGG is a genomic window of Halanaeroarchaeum sp. HSR-CO containing:
- a CDS encoding fasciclin domain-containing protein; this translates as MKHYKRRTVLKTVGGTGALLAVGTGSAVARGPPSGSPGRQRQGASAENTIYDIAAGNDDFSTLVAALDKTGLDDVLKGDGQYTVFAPTNAAFAALLDDLGISAEELLARDDLTEILLYHVTNGRRYSPSVVNAPKIRMLNEQDVTVDGTVLNGNVNLITDLVDIEASNGVIHAIDGVLLP
- a CDS encoding Hsp20/alpha crystallin family protein, coding for MTGLSDALASVPEAVFADLLESDDAYLLVFDLPGVEADGLDLTVRDNRLTIEAIREKTVPDDFWFREEERALYLDADLPLPPDAAGNQATADLDAGVLEVTLPKVSGRETPVPIEG
- a CDS encoding 4a-hydroxytetrahydrobiopterin dehydratase, encoding MVDALEDDEVESNLPNGWELDGDEIVRTYEFEDYLVGMSFAVEVAELAEEEFHHPEMTIGYETVEVRYTTHEHGGITERDIKMAGLTDELR
- the hemA gene encoding glutamyl-tRNA reductase; translated protein: MNRHSTVVTGARVTHDDARVCDLESVRRETERDLLAELRTESAVEEAFALQTCHRVEVYVVTGAVAAGEGALAAVGFDADDAHIMDHEDSIRHLMRVAAGLESVVVGEDQIIGQVRDAYENAESAGAIGTVLGEAIPKAIRVGERARTETKINEGVVSLGSAAVQLADREVGIAGATATVVGIGEMGTLTSLALDRSDVDDLYVANRTPERARNIVDVHDVDATVLGLGDLPDRLPETDVLVAATGAQTPVVDAEWLANAGEVYCIDLGQPRDVAPGASDLPGVTLRNLDDLDEVTERTRAQRAAAAEAVEDIIDEEFDRLVEQFKRKRADEVIAAMYDGADRIRRREFQTALAKLDDRGTVTDEQRQVVEAFGEALVSQLLSAPTRALRDAAEADDWSTIATAIRLFDPEFEDEDVLASEFLAGPRTEDTAVSVDGGDADE
- a CDS encoding HAD family hydrolase is translated as MDPRSYDVWLLDLDGTLVDTEWSYTREVFDRVGDELGRSFSDREAELLWHGLGGTRNGYLRQWGVDVDAFWSTFHALEDPDARAEATYLHDDAAFVGDLDAPVGVVTHSQPFLAGPVIDALDIGDWFDVVVSCSDEIGWKPDPQPVQLALDLLEVDTADATGVLAGDGASDIGAAWNAGLDGIHVERHGYDHRGHCVLGDHRVRSFDELWATGAAD
- the lwrS gene encoding LWR-salt protein → MWARYRFAVTFRLDPARDVSLDPDSFETSMTRAADDPGEPGWRFFRDTLWRGELADPAHFSALTESALGVTVLSVDYRAFETDEEYRLALRAAIEDDLPSFKDDSVDAVLNKYFGSTTEVR
- a CDS encoding molybdopterin biosynthesis protein, with the protein product MTRREFRDLASLDQAHTVVGELDLDPGTVTVPLETAGGRVLAERVDATIDVPGFARAGKDGYAVRARDTFGAEETDPAELEIVGEVHAGAPPDVVVGSGEAAEISTGAVMPDGADAVVMVERTEAAGESVLVGTAIAPGDAVMDAGADIAAGERGLGPGTVLTAREIGLLSALGVDEVPVKGEPTVGILSTGDELVRPGESLHHEAGQIYDVNSYTIATAVAEAGGEPRIYPHAEDEREEMERVLRDAADECDLVLSSGSTSASAVDVIYRVIEDRGELLLHGVAVKPGKPMLVGRLDDSAYVGLPGFPVSALTIFRTFVAPAIREAAGRPEPQTASVDGTMAVRERYAEGRTRMLPVGLVENGAGDRLVYPVDKGSGATTSLVEADGFVEVDADTEYLGEGEAVTVTLFSPDVRAPRVLGVGEDDPALARLLDAVRTPRYLAEGTREGLRRLRDGIPDVAVAAGPLSTTPDATEIARWEREWGLVVPAGNPAAVQGVESLVDEDLRFVNRGTNSGLRADLDATIDALADERGASRHEVASEIAGYERTVRAHESPARSVASGTVDVGLGLRSTAERLGLGFVPVGGQPVRVFVAADRREKPGVRDLERALTDDLGEIVESLPGFER
- the glp gene encoding gephyrin-like molybdotransferase Glp, producing MTAHGDRRHAGFKHRTRVEEARATLESLVEMVDGTERVPLAEADGRVLAEGVTAQTNVPGYPRAAMDGFAVRATDTFGASDRSPELLRTDDETVDPGTAVRVHTGSELPDGADAVVMVEHVEAVGDDLEVYDAVAEGENVGPVGEDVEAGTHLYDPGHQLRPSDLGLLKSVDVREVAVRAHPDVAVIPTGEEVVQTDPGPGEVIETNGLTVSQLVERWGGTTRYRDVVTDDEDRLRAALERDLDADIIVTTGGSSVGERDLTVDVVEDLGEVVVHGVALKPGHPVAIGAVESTPIILLPGYPVSCIVNAMQFLRPAVKWALGTERIDPPTVSARLDGKVRSEPGIRTFARVTLERDDDGWVATPVSASGAGVLSTVALADGWVQVPESTEGYPTDSEIVVQRWEAMV